From Malaya genurostris strain Urasoe2022 chromosome 2, Malgen_1.1, whole genome shotgun sequence:
TTTTCCAGAAAGAAGTGAAGGGTATattctttttcttttctttgaCCGTATACACTTTGTTCTTACAATTGGTAACACTGGTGGTTGATGAAACATATCGACCATGTATAATTTATGTATAGGTGTATACATATCAAGGAGGTGGAaataatgtccaaaataatgAACAGAGACACAATCTGTAAACTTGACAGAGTTTTCCCTCGCCTGGGGTATCCTTGAACTATAACGCTCGACAATTTCAAGCAAGTACGGAGTTAGATTCATACAGCAAGCTTCACGGAATCACATTGAACCATTCAACACCATATTGGCCGCAAGAAAACGGTCTCGTCGAACGCAAAACAGATCTCTCGTAAAACGGTTCAGATCAGCGCTGCTCTAGGCAGAGATTAGAAAAAAGATCTACATGATTACTTCATTATGTATTATAGAACACCACACTCGACTACCGGAAAAACGCCTACCGAGCCTTTGTATGGTTACACGATTCGATCAAAGCTACCAGCTTTAGGAGATATCGAGACCGATAAAAAAACATAGATTTTCGAGACCGTGATTAATCATTGAAAGAGAAAGGAAAAGAGATAGAGGATACACGTCGTCGAGCTACTCGATCTTCAATTGATTTAGTTGACACTGTGCTTGTGCAGAACCCAGTGCCAAGTTATAAGCTGTCCACAACTTTTAACCCGAGGCGATACACAGTGGTTTCGCGATCTGGCCCTCGTGTAACGGTTGAAGACCCTCAGACGTTGAAATCCTACGACAGAAATGTCGCTCAACTCAAGAAGATTATCGAGCTTGAGGAATTATCGACTAAAGTAACTGACAACAGCTCTGAAAATCAAGAGCTGCCCCGAACATCATCAGACGAAGATTTTCATGGGTTTGAGCTGGATGATAATACAGAACGGATCCCGATCTTGTCAGATCGTCAGCGCAGAACGGTGAAGAAACCTGCCTGGCTCAACGATTACCACCTTTAACTTCTTCAACTTAAACAAAGGGAGATATGATACCGAGTGTGGCCCTGCCTCGGTAATGCAGCTGTTAGAGTGAGTGAATAGAGGAGtatggatgaaattaaacacgcGGCTCAATAAATAGAAactaggcccgtgcgcaggaggggttttgggggttttaacccccccatgaagaattttttttaaattaagtttcatgaacaatggagtacttattatattaaagtgcaaataactttacAATTCATACTAcgttttcagaaatttttttacagtttcaatattgtggatgacgcaactttctttttcaaaatttggcgcCATTCCCACTTTCTGTCAAGTGTTACTGGAAATGCAGTCATCGATGTTACGCATTTGTATAGTGCGTGCCCGAAGTACCGACTACCACCGCTCTCAATAACGCGCATCTTTTCTCTAGAATAAAGCCCAATACTCACATGCAGGGGAACTGTTTCTTTTATCGTTTTCGCTAAAAAATGTTCGACAAAATTGCCCCCCTTTAATGATTTCTGCGCACgagcctgtcagaattcgttttacattgtcaatatagtggatgaggcgccttttcgctTTTTGGACAACcacctctccccttgaaacgccccccccccccccccttggatgattcctgcgcacgggcctgatagAAACATACGTTATTGGACACATCTTAATATTAAATATCACATTAGCACCACGATTACTACAGTCGTCAATGGAATATTTTTGGATATTCAATGAATGAACAGTATTGTACgaaaatatttcatttatattttatttaaagtgAATTAATAGTACTAAATGCTTCCAAACAAGTTTTTAAAATACCGATTCTGCTGAACGGGACAGCTGCACTGGATGAGATGGAGAACGAGCCAGTCGTTTTTTGGGTAATCGTTCCAGTAGTCCTAGTAGTTTAGGAAAATCGGGTCGGTCATCAGATAGATAGCTCCAgctaatcattagaatatctttCACATCTCTTGAAGCTTGAAGATTCGCCAGAGTTTGCTTCATTCCTCGACCTACTTGCCATATAACCGATTCAGAAGGTTGAGATTTAAATGGAAATTCACCACATAGCAGCTCGTACCAAACAGTTCCGAAAGCAAAAATATCTGACGCTTTAGAGAAAGGTAAGTCTACATCAACAGGACGATAGGGCGTTAGGTTTCGTATCAATTCTGGTGCCAAGTAGCATAACCAGCCACTTGGAATTCCTAAACCTAAATCACAATACAATAGTTTGGTGGCACTGAAAAGGCCAAAATCTGTTATAATTACTTTTCCATTCtctagaaaaatatttttcgttttCAAGTCCTTATGAACAATACCTCGAGCATGTAAATATCCCATACCTTGTGAAATTTGTTGAGCCACAATTGTAGTACGATTTAGATTGAATTTATCTTTCCGTATGTGAATGTGTGTGTACAAAGTATTGCCTTTGCAAAGCGAGGTTACAATAGCTAATCGCGGAGGTTTCATGCAAGCGCCCATAAAAAGCACAACATTTTCATGACGAGTTTTTTTGAATGTTGCTACTTCTAGTTTAAATGCCTCCAGCGTCCGCTCATCGGCAACATAATCTTCTTTGAAAAGTTTAACCGCCACATCGCCATGCCAGAGCGCCCGATGAACCGTCCCAAATCGTCCGTTACctattttttccagcaattttaaatCATCATATGGAATATCCCATTCCTTTAATGAAATACTATTCTGCCTTGGCCAGTTGTCATTTTCTCTTTCTTCTGTGGAATCTAGACGGATTGGTGTTCGTTCAGAAGAATCTGTGCTTGTTGCACTAGTGGATCCAGTCTTATCGCTGTCATTACTTTGATTGGATTCCGGTAGTTTTGAGAGGTGCAATTTAGGAATTTTATTACTATGACTGAGGAGTTCTCCGCTGAAAGTACTTTGTTTGACGTTATTATGTATGGGGTGTGTTTCTATCAGTATGCCATCATGATCTATAACGTGATTTAGACTGCAAACTTCTGGAAAGTTGAATTGCGTATATTTAGATGCAATAGGAGTCTGGAGAGGAAGAGACAGCAATGCAGGACTAGACGGAGAAGAACTATTGCAACTAGATCCAGCTGAACTACTGTCGGGACCTCCGTGGATTCCATGAATTGATACACGATTTCGATCTCTAGTGTGCATTCTTCGACCGCCAAGATTTGGTGATACATTAGGCATTAATGTGTCGGACtgcaaacttttcttaaattcgTCTACAAACTCCTGAGGTAACCCACAAGAAGGGGGAACATTTGTTTTGCAGTCTTTGTGGCAACGATATTTACATTCTGTACATTTGAATccaaaaaacatttgtttattGCATAGATCGCACGTGCTTTTACTAACCAAGAACTTTTTAGTAAACCGATGTTGTATCATATGACCCATACCTCTCGTTATTATTGGTGTACAAGGAGATTTTGGAGGAATGGATAAGTTGTGGAATGCAGATATAGTATTTTCTGTGGAATCATTGGAATGTTGATCCGGACTTGGCTCAGTATGGAGGCGAGTGCGTACGGCAGACATAGTAACACTATTATTACCCATATAGTGCTGTGAATGTTGGCTCGAAGTAATATTATTGCAGTTGACTATATTTTGCTGATTTACATTGATGATCGATTCTGATAGTTGTAGCGGTTGATTCGGTAGGAACTGTGATTCgtgtgattttgattttgtaaGAGATACAACATGTTCATTGTTGGAATTTGCGGGATTTGAATTAGTGGCATTAATGCAATTGTTATTTTGTAGTATCTGCTGTTGATGCGATGATGATTGTTGCATAGCCATGTGCCGCATGTGTGTTTGGTGCTTTTTTTTTGGTGGCGGTGTGGTAGGAAacccctttttaatttgctttgCTAATGCAACATTTGATGGTGAAGTGGGTGGTGAGGGTGAAGGTGTTAACGTATACGTTGAACCTTCCTCATGAGCAACGATGTGTCGTGGATGTAGTAAATGTTCCGGTAAGACATCAGATGAACTCGTTGTAAGTGAAACAACATCTACTGGACTTTGAGCGATACCATTTATTCGATGGATGGCTGGCATGAATATATTTCCACAACGCGGTTGAGAACGACTGATTCTAGGAGACACACGATGATGTAATGGATGGcggtcccaagagtcccaataCAAATCCATAGGTTCTTTTAACTCACTAGAATGTAATTGATCCCGGCAACGTTTCAGATTGTTCATTGCACGAATCAAACGACGGCGATCTTCCCCATGTGCGTTaatattgttcgtcagtatTTCCTCCAACTCGTCTTCACTTTTGTCAAGTAATAATTCCAAAGAATTAACCTTTTGTATCACAGCCTGTAATGACGCAGAACTCAAACCTGCAAgtacaaagaaaataaattaaaactttGCAACATTCAATCTAGTATGTATGTTTGCGTTTATTTATACATTAGTAAATTAGCTtaattattttgtgaaaatttcagtaTGATTCATTGACGGTCGGGAaactcttttttctgaaggaagaattgcatagctgaaaacgacaactttcaacttgttcattgaatatctcgccttcaaaggcatgcatccaaaatctatcctgacaatgtctagataatttaatttagatgcgattaatgcaaaaaacataggtgttgtcgcgataaaaattaagtgaatgttatttttgtgaaggtaagtctgctccagtttcctggtaacgttacgaaaaatgagagagaaataaaatcggctgtgcaaagctgccaaacaagcggtagctttatttgaTGGAGACACATTTTATGCTTATAGATGTCAATCCCATACGACCGATTGATGtcgtcaaacttgtaaccgaaacctgttttaatccacctagtggtgtaatgatgcctttctcatattacctatattttcaaaaatatcaccagaacattttgtgacgatttttttttcaatcttgaataaccctatagttctgaaactggaaatcggacccggatgaaattaaacagcaacctatgagactgtaggaacttttatttgagcctgtttgtggaaatcgatcaaatcatctctgagaaaattgaaaaattgagtgtgtctcgttttaaactttttgaccactacttctggtacagtataaccaaagtcggttcgttcagtaagtaactaatacctATAGGACTAcgagaataaactcaacaagttatgggcctttttttaaataactatttattggaatatgagttaaaattaaattattaagatttaaattgcgtGTTCAGTTCAggcattgtgtaatggggaaaaggaacttatatactaacttattaactaatacagagagcgaatcgattcaattgaagattctgaatcctttgaagcgttttctttctggtggaacaacaacttgaccaaattggtactgcataaagcatggcgggtctgaaaacttgtttattaattaacaatttgttttttagacagagcttagaatttctgtttataagaggatataaacatttaatatatttattacactttgcctggattccttcaatgtgatccttgaaagtgagttttttttccatacgtaaacctaagtatttagcttgatcagaccatgtcaattccaagccattcaatttgagaatgtgattattgtttggtttaaaaaaagaagcttttggcttatgaggaaagataattaattgcgtttttgctgcatttggtttaattttccattttgacagataatcactgaaaatatttaaacttctttgtaggctgtggctaacagacttgtgtcgtcacagattagcgatttctgacaaccaacgggtagatttggaagatcataagtgaaaatattatacaagattgaagctacgctcgaaccctgcggaacaccggttcgtacgggtagcaattcagatttacaattctgatagctaacctgaagagtacgatcagttaaatcattttcagggttgttacgaaaaaattcaagatcaaaacgcgcgaaatccgcgtgaggtcaaaaaaactaaactaaaacgcgctaaatccgcgcgaaattgaaaactgaaacgcgcgatattagagtgaagcgttagacaactatttttatgcaggtgataaTTTCCGCAGAAcatgaaaattcacttaaatataatttaaaaatctgcataagtttgtcatatgaacgcatacaacacgtcacttcGAGAAATCCCATgaaaatgattgcatttttattCTACAGCTTTTTCGATGTTCTTagttaattaataaaaaataaaaatgcttacaattgtgatattgaaagaagttaaacagatttcagcgaagacaTTTTTTTCGCTTCAACATCTTCCTCGGCCAACATCTTTCtactttcagtttcaattataatagagccttctcctgttgtcagattttactctgaatgtctttctgttcctcctcatcttttgctctTCTATTTGGATcaaggaaaagcccactggaattagtat
This genomic window contains:
- the LOC131432786 gene encoding kinase suppressor of Ras 2, whose translation is MAEENSDSNLNIDNEVKIRRGLDVIQSMIDISADRLEGLRTQCATSAELTQQEIRTLETKLVKMFSELLLTKAKLPERLPSRGLLTAGTELRQWLRVVGLSSASLQAVIQKVNSLELLLDKSEDELEEILTNNINAHGEDRRRLIRAMNNLKRCRDQLHSSELKEPMDLYWDSWDRHPLHHRVSPRISRSQPRCGNIFMPAIHRINGIAQSPVDVVSLTTSSSDVLPEHLLHPRHIVAHEEGSTYTLTPSPSPPTSPSNVALAKQIKKGFPTTPPPKKKHQTHMRHMAMQQSSSHQQQILQNNNCINATNSNPANSNNEHVVSLTKSKSHESQFLPNQPLQLSESIINVNQQNIVNCNNITSSQHSQHYMGNNSVTMSAVRTRLHTEPSPDQHSNDSTENTISAFHNLSIPPKSPCTPIITRGMGHMIQHRFTKKFLVSKSTCDLCNKQMFFGFKCTECKYRCHKDCKTNVPPSCGLPQEFVDEFKKSLQSDTLMPNVSPNLGGRRMHTRDRNRVSIHGIHGGPDSSSAGSSCNSSSPSSPALLSLPLQTPIASKYTQFNFPEVCSLNHVIDHDGILIETHPIHNNVKQSTFSGELLSHSNKIPKLHLSKLPESNQSNDSDKTGSTSATSTDSSERTPIRLDSTEERENDNWPRQNSISLKEWDIPYDDLKLLEKIGNGRFGTVHRALWHGDVAVKLFKEDYVADERTLEAFKLEVATFKKTRHENVVLFMGACMKPPRLAIVTSLCKGNTLYTHIHIRKDKFNLNRTTIVAQQISQGMGYLHARGIVHKDLKTKNIFLENGKVIITDFGLFSATKLLYCDLGLGIPSGWLCYLAPELIRNLTPYRPVDVDLPFSKASDIFAFGTVWYELLCGEFPFKSQPSESVIWQVGRGMKQTLANLQASRDVKDILMISWSYLSDDRPDFPKLLGLLERLPKKRLARSPSHPVQLSRSAESVF